A window of the Pseudoalteromonas sp. A25 genome harbors these coding sequences:
- a CDS encoding fimbria/pilus outer membrane usher protein, producing MRLNVAEIGLVSAAVDGFDLKSVPAAELKNNLRNVFSNKVLAWLASKGEQDVTIEELKAQGISLTLQPQDLTIDMSLSESAMSTDRLTYGKDRHFEPPKGEASWAMLNNLNFNHERADNSNAEHSQFEWLMNANIGGAGGLNIRSSAFWENGDNRDNHFYRGDTFAFYDRPDLPMRFTIGDTQVNNTGHLSGIQLAGLGVEKAYSKLQPQRRITPSNSQQFVLPRPATLEVFINEFLISRLKLRAGRYDLSDLPLTSGVNNIHVVARYANGETQDFHFTTHYNARLLAAGLSDYAFKVGYVSSLSNNRYHYDDELLISGHYEYGVNDKLTLGVNGAVHPLGHVLGSIATINSPLGNISLRYSHSEVNSLRGKAFSIETEHSIFGHGHYGSPNLRLGYEIKNNFTNTPWQTFNTISDNTRAFFDYSYIIDDYIDLNLTATRNVNDDDLTTKNASANVNFRYEDIRVKVGFNHSSSDDIRAISQNQFVLSFTWNGYNRDDSTRTRAQYNSATKVANASYAKTNHNYLNDYGYELRAEKGNNYRQEQLRASYTGAFFRADVNAANYTRANLSAESSAGLNLSTSIGLADGHLGMGATTTAPFAVVTKHKTLKNNDVLVNVDRLGRAQTKPSNKIGALLNLGSGYTNSQFNINVPEAPLGYDWGPGMYLIAGGANTGHHIQVGSELSYTVMGTLVDAKGTAIAMQRGHVTKRHKNDNSQPLRRPFFTNRVGRFVVEGVSIGEYIIELNDVKGTFSIADTDTRFIRLGTIKLEQAQSKGDL from the coding sequence GTGCGGCTGAATGTTGCCGAAATCGGGCTAGTTTCTGCCGCCGTCGACGGTTTTGATTTAAAGTCTGTGCCAGCGGCTGAACTGAAGAACAACTTGCGCAATGTGTTCAGCAATAAAGTACTGGCTTGGTTGGCAAGTAAAGGTGAGCAAGACGTTACCATTGAAGAGCTAAAGGCACAGGGCATATCATTAACACTGCAGCCGCAAGACTTGACGATTGACATGTCGTTATCTGAGTCTGCAATGTCCACAGACCGCCTTACATATGGTAAAGACCGACACTTTGAACCACCAAAAGGTGAAGCCTCATGGGCCATGCTTAATAACTTGAATTTCAATCATGAAAGAGCTGACAACAGCAACGCCGAGCATAGCCAATTCGAATGGCTAATGAACGCCAACATTGGGGGCGCAGGGGGATTAAATATACGCAGCTCTGCCTTTTGGGAAAATGGTGACAACAGAGACAATCATTTTTATCGTGGTGATACCTTTGCATTTTACGACAGGCCTGACTTACCAATGCGTTTTACCATCGGCGATACCCAAGTTAACAATACAGGCCATCTATCAGGTATTCAACTTGCAGGGTTAGGTGTTGAAAAAGCTTATTCTAAATTGCAGCCACAACGACGTATCACCCCAAGTAATAGCCAGCAGTTTGTATTACCACGCCCAGCAACACTAGAGGTTTTTATCAATGAGTTTTTAATCTCTAGACTAAAATTAAGGGCTGGTCGTTATGATTTAAGTGATCTACCGCTCACTTCAGGTGTTAACAACATTCACGTTGTCGCCAGATATGCCAATGGCGAAACACAAGATTTCCATTTTACCACTCACTATAATGCCCGATTATTAGCCGCAGGGCTCAGTGACTACGCCTTCAAAGTTGGGTATGTTTCATCGCTGAGTAACAATCGCTATCACTATGACGATGAGCTATTGATATCGGGGCATTATGAGTACGGCGTTAATGACAAGCTCACTTTAGGTGTTAATGGCGCCGTTCATCCTCTTGGTCATGTATTAGGCTCTATTGCTACAATCAATAGCCCTTTGGGGAACATATCACTGCGCTACTCCCATAGCGAGGTAAATTCCCTGCGCGGCAAAGCATTCTCTATAGAAACAGAACACAGTATTTTTGGTCATGGCCACTATGGCTCACCAAACTTGCGTTTAGGCTATGAAATAAAAAACAATTTTACCAATACGCCATGGCAAACCTTTAATACGATTTCTGATAATACTCGAGCATTTTTTGATTACAGCTACATAATCGATGACTACATTGATTTAAACCTTACTGCAACTCGTAACGTCAATGACGATGATTTAACAACCAAAAATGCATCCGCCAACGTTAATTTTCGTTATGAAGACATACGTGTAAAGGTGGGCTTTAACCACAGTTCAAGTGATGATATTAGAGCCATCTCGCAAAACCAGTTTGTGTTGAGTTTTACTTGGAATGGCTACAATCGAGACGATAGCACCCGCACCAGGGCGCAGTACAACAGTGCAACTAAAGTAGCAAATGCCAGCTATGCCAAAACCAATCATAACTATCTTAATGATTATGGCTATGAATTGCGGGCCGAGAAGGGCAACAACTACAGACAAGAGCAGCTCAGAGCAAGCTACACAGGCGCGTTTTTCAGAGCCGATGTTAATGCCGCAAATTATACTCGCGCCAACTTAAGTGCTGAAAGTAGCGCAGGATTAAACCTCTCAACAAGCATAGGTTTAGCTGATGGACATCTAGGGATGGGCGCAACCACCACCGCACCGTTTGCCGTCGTAACCAAGCATAAAACGCTAAAAAATAATGATGTATTAGTCAATGTCGATAGACTTGGGCGTGCTCAAACAAAACCAAGTAATAAAATTGGTGCATTACTCAACCTTGGCTCAGGATATACTAACAGCCAATTTAATATTAATGTTCCAGAAGCGCCATTAGGTTACGACTGGGGACCAGGAATGTACCTTATTGCGGGTGGCGCCAATACTGGCCATCACATCCAAGTAGGATCAGAGCTGTCTTATACTGTCATGGGTACCCTTGTAGACGCAAAAGGCACAGCTATTGCAATGCAACGTGGGCACGTCACTAAACGACACAAAAATGACAATAGCCAACCACTTCGTCGTCCCTTTTTCACTAATCGCGTCGGGCGCTTTGTCGTAGAAGGGGTTAGCATTGGCGAATATATTATTGAATTAAATGACGTAAAAGGCACGTTTAGCATTGCAGACACTGACACAAGATTTATCAGATTGGGTACCATTAAACTTGAACAAGCACAGTCAAAAGGAGACTTATAA
- a CDS encoding response regulator transcription factor produces MKTVLMIDDDPTLCARLQEYVAQYDIALLTCGTPSAGLSVLAEKTPDIILLDVMLPEKDGFTVCKEIREQYDTPIIMLTARGELTDKVLGLEIGADDYLAKPFEPRELVARIKVLLRRNNTMAKKETKWSFLGLDIYPDHHKVTLEGQQVDFTGMEFRLLTLLAGNPCRVFNRDELLHELKGMNSDVYSRSVDILLSRLRSKLKDSAQSPKYIKTIRNMGYCFVGKRL; encoded by the coding sequence GTGAAAACAGTATTAATGATTGATGACGACCCTACATTATGTGCGCGTCTGCAAGAGTACGTTGCTCAGTATGATATAGCGTTACTTACATGTGGTACGCCATCAGCAGGTCTGAGTGTATTGGCTGAGAAAACGCCAGATATAATACTTTTAGATGTTATGCTACCTGAAAAAGATGGGTTTACCGTGTGCAAAGAGATCCGCGAGCAATACGACACACCGATTATAATGCTTACAGCTAGGGGCGAGTTAACAGATAAAGTATTAGGCCTTGAGATAGGTGCGGATGATTATTTAGCGAAGCCTTTTGAGCCAAGAGAGTTGGTTGCAAGGATCAAGGTGTTGTTACGACGAAATAACACAATGGCCAAAAAAGAGACTAAATGGTCGTTTTTAGGGTTAGATATTTATCCTGACCACCATAAAGTGACACTAGAAGGGCAGCAAGTTGACTTTACAGGAATGGAATTTAGGTTGCTCACTTTGTTGGCTGGCAATCCTTGTCGAGTGTTTAACCGAGATGAGTTACTCCATGAGTTAAAAGGCATGAACTCTGACGTATATAGCCGTTCCGTGGATATATTACTGAGTCGATTACGAAGCAAGCTTAAAGACTCGGCTCAAAGCCCTAAATATATTAAAACGATACGTAATATGGGCTACTGTTTTGTAGGTAAGCGGCTGTGA
- a CDS encoding HAMP domain-containing sensor histidine kinase, which yields MNQFNLGLFGRLFLLFSVTTVLLATSITLGVFSLSEQDAKHIILERHDSLHDMLSRTAVSPINKEKLIRDAKANKVQLLVSVDGHRWSSAELFPTIDTLRQSSQPIGKLLFAKHEHKYYLLAQNGNNWAAITSNIANLIVYPNWLVYWPWCFAVVVLVSSYLLLKKLIKPIKDAINSANVLSQGQLDHRITEHPKTELSQLTRGLNAMAHNLSQLFEAQNELLLAISHELRTPMARMKVSLAMLPENQTVKDLGDDITQMDNLIEQLLEGERLKRGYSVLDVSSHYLPVLIDELLQEPIIKDRVTLQDTVPELAVRLDVGRIKFLLRNLLKNAVEHSPSNALVSIRVTRRNETLIFDVTDQGPGIAQALQEKVFEPFFQVTSISHRSTSGLGLGLYLCKKIALAHNGSLTVSNNADKGCSFCLTLPGDCIKS from the coding sequence ATGAATCAATTTAATTTGGGCCTATTCGGTCGATTGTTTTTACTGTTTTCTGTCACAACAGTTTTGTTGGCTACCTCAATTACGCTCGGTGTTTTTAGTCTGTCTGAGCAAGACGCAAAGCATATTATTTTAGAGCGCCATGATAGCTTACACGACATGCTAAGTCGCACTGCCGTCAGCCCTATTAACAAAGAAAAGCTCATTAGAGATGCTAAAGCTAACAAAGTTCAGCTGCTCGTGTCAGTAGATGGGCATCGATGGAGCAGCGCAGAGCTATTCCCAACTATTGACACGCTCAGACAATCGTCGCAACCAATAGGAAAACTGCTATTTGCCAAGCACGAACATAAGTATTATTTGCTTGCGCAAAATGGTAATAATTGGGCAGCTATCACATCCAATATCGCCAATTTAATCGTTTATCCAAATTGGCTAGTTTATTGGCCGTGGTGTTTTGCCGTAGTGGTGTTAGTTAGCAGCTACCTGCTACTAAAAAAGTTAATAAAACCGATAAAAGATGCTATCAACAGCGCCAATGTTTTAAGCCAAGGACAGCTAGATCATCGGATCACTGAGCACCCCAAAACCGAACTTTCTCAACTCACCCGAGGCTTAAACGCTATGGCACATAACTTAAGTCAATTATTTGAAGCGCAAAATGAACTGTTGTTGGCTATCAGCCATGAGCTAAGAACGCCGATGGCACGAATGAAAGTATCATTAGCCATGTTACCAGAAAATCAAACTGTGAAAGATTTAGGTGACGACATTACGCAAATGGATAATTTAATCGAGCAGCTGCTAGAAGGTGAGCGGCTAAAACGCGGCTACAGCGTACTTGATGTAAGTTCACATTATCTACCCGTTTTAATTGATGAGCTATTACAAGAGCCCATTATAAAAGACAGGGTGACGCTACAGGACACGGTGCCAGAGCTGGCTGTGCGACTTGATGTTGGCCGAATCAAATTTTTGCTTCGCAATCTGCTTAAAAATGCAGTAGAACACTCGCCGAGCAACGCGCTCGTAAGCATCCGCGTCACCCGTCGCAACGAAACGCTAATATTTGATGTTACAGATCAAGGCCCGGGGATTGCCCAAGCCCTCCAAGAGAAAGTATTTGAGCCTTTCTTTCAGGTGACCAGTATCAGCCATCGTTCAACCTCAGGACTCGGCCTTGGTTTATACCTTTGTAAAAAAATAGCGCTGGCTCACAATGGCTCGCTCACTGTAAGCAATAATGCCGATAAAGGATGCAGCTTTTGCCTAACACTGCCAGGTGACTGTATCAAAAGCTAA
- a CDS encoding fimbrial biogenesis chaperone produces the protein MRKLLLLLCLSLPAMAYQVQPMIVDLASHGKDSLVTYRLQNPGSSPLPIEIEVYKRTFDDNQKEVLVSAEEDFIVLPPQIEVPANGYQVFRAKYLGAPELAQTHSYRIVFKQLPLPEDEQQSGVKMVFNFATLVFVSPEGVNAVQNTSLNCVQLDDCQLTISNQGKRVLDLSQFEYHFHQGETVVNWAQFQSVTTGRFIMPGHSMSVNLKALLTDKPTKSATLVNLFDKK, from the coding sequence ATGCGTAAACTTTTATTACTACTGTGCTTGTCACTTCCTGCAATGGCCTATCAAGTTCAGCCTATGATTGTCGACCTAGCGTCGCATGGTAAAGACTCGTTAGTTACCTACCGCTTGCAAAACCCAGGAAGCAGCCCATTACCGATTGAAATAGAAGTATACAAGCGTACCTTTGACGATAATCAAAAAGAAGTGTTGGTAAGCGCAGAAGAAGACTTCATTGTTCTACCGCCACAAATCGAAGTACCAGCAAATGGTTACCAGGTGTTTCGCGCCAAATATTTGGGTGCACCAGAATTAGCGCAAACTCACTCATATCGTATTGTTTTCAAACAGCTACCACTGCCAGAAGACGAACAGCAATCCGGTGTTAAAATGGTTTTTAACTTTGCAACACTGGTGTTTGTCAGCCCCGAAGGGGTTAATGCGGTGCAAAACACAAGCTTAAATTGCGTACAGTTGGATGACTGCCAATTAACCATCTCTAACCAAGGTAAACGTGTATTAGACCTATCACAGTTTGAATACCATTTTCACCAAGGAGAGACCGTTGTGAACTGGGCTCAGTTCCAGTCTGTCACCACGGGCCGCTTCATTATGCCTGGGCATTCCATGAGCGTTAATTTAAAAGCTTTATTGACCGACAAGCCAACCAAAAGCGCGACCTTAGTCAACCTTTTCGATAAAAAGTAA
- a CDS encoding response regulator transcription factor, with product MNAKILIIDDDQVLCERLTSYFANHGLELFAAHTPEQGLTMLEQLSPEALLLDVMLPDIDGFTLCKKIRETHQLPIIMLTARGELSDKVLGLEIGADDYLAKPFEPRELVARVHVLLRRKPQDEKKQEVWHFENMQIFVDQHKVLVDQQEVPLTGMEFRLLILLAQSPGSVFDRDQVLNVLKGIDAEVFSRSIDILVSRLRQKLGDDPKQVRFIRTLRGVGYTFVAKRV from the coding sequence GTGAACGCAAAAATACTGATAATCGATGATGACCAAGTTCTGTGTGAGCGTTTGACAAGTTACTTTGCCAATCATGGCCTTGAACTTTTCGCAGCCCATACCCCAGAGCAAGGGCTCACAATGCTTGAGCAATTGTCACCGGAGGCGTTACTGCTGGATGTAATGCTACCTGACATAGATGGCTTTACACTGTGTAAAAAAATACGCGAGACCCATCAACTGCCCATTATCATGCTGACAGCCAGAGGGGAGTTATCAGATAAAGTGCTGGGCTTAGAAATTGGCGCCGACGATTACCTAGCCAAACCATTCGAGCCACGTGAACTGGTTGCCAGAGTCCATGTTTTATTAAGACGAAAACCCCAAGACGAGAAAAAACAAGAGGTTTGGCACTTTGAAAACATGCAAATTTTTGTAGATCAGCACAAAGTGCTTGTTGATCAACAAGAAGTACCACTGACGGGGATGGAATTTCGATTACTTATTTTATTAGCACAAAGCCCAGGTAGTGTGTTCGACAGAGATCAGGTACTCAATGTATTAAAAGGGATAGATGCCGAAGTGTTTAGTCGATCAATTGATATTTTGGTCAGCCGTTTACGACAAAAACTAGGTGATGATCCTAAACAAGTTCGATTTATCCGTACGTTACGAGGGGTAGGCTATACCTTTGTGGCCAAACGCGTATGA
- a CDS encoding acyltransferase family protein has translation MEFRKDINGLRAIAVLAVLLFHFNDNWMPGGFAGVDVFFVISGFLMTGIIMKGLETNTFSLLRFYLARANRIIPPLLVLCTVLLLLGWFYLSPIEYRSLGKHAAASLSFLSNVIYLTESGYFDATSHEKWLLHTWSLSVEWQFYIVYPIILVLLRRFISLNAIKGILLATTAIGFLYSVNMTLNSPSSAYYLFFTRAWEMTLGGLAYLYPFTLSTSKKRWLEYTGITLVIGSYVLFSSETAWPGYAALFPVLGTFFIIQAQRSNSVFTGNPVFQKIGTWSYSIYLWHWPLVVVAYKLEIQSWPILLLGVLSSVALGFLSWKWVETIRFQKANSWTAIFKLKYIYATALVAVLSALVYVQNGLNSRFEGFSGGLKSPMRHCAVELGNYEEPAKACEYYDGEVTWAVLGDSHSIELSYSLANALKEQDIALKQFSYQGCFPDFDTESKQLCTQWYQNAVKHIIEDTRIKHVVISHRLSSILGLHIGSANKTLSKKGLLSLATLDNTVKELAKHKQQVFIVSPIPEISTTVGALMTRRLLQHKLSSSIEGQSTEQYLTQNKLIFDHINSTQYPNNVTWVDVKDTYCDESHCYAIREGRILYFDADHPSTLATDLVSKKIINSKNTAAAN, from the coding sequence TTGGAATTCAGGAAGGATATAAATGGCTTGAGAGCCATTGCAGTGTTGGCTGTTTTACTATTTCATTTTAATGATAATTGGATGCCCGGAGGATTTGCTGGGGTTGACGTCTTTTTTGTCATTTCAGGCTTTTTAATGACTGGCATAATCATGAAAGGACTTGAGACTAACACCTTCTCATTACTGAGGTTTTATCTTGCTCGCGCAAATAGAATCATCCCTCCTTTACTAGTCTTATGTACAGTATTGTTACTGTTGGGGTGGTTTTACCTCTCTCCAATAGAGTACCGCTCCTTGGGTAAACATGCCGCCGCAAGTTTGAGCTTTCTCTCTAATGTAATTTACCTCACAGAGTCAGGGTACTTTGACGCAACCTCACATGAAAAGTGGCTACTGCATACATGGTCTCTGTCGGTTGAATGGCAGTTTTATATCGTTTACCCAATTATTCTGGTGCTATTGCGACGATTTATCTCGCTCAATGCAATAAAGGGCATCCTTCTAGCCACAACCGCTATTGGCTTTTTATACAGTGTAAACATGACTTTAAATTCACCAAGCTCAGCGTATTATTTATTTTTCACAAGGGCTTGGGAAATGACGCTCGGCGGCCTTGCATATCTATATCCTTTCACACTAAGTACAAGCAAAAAAAGGTGGTTGGAATACACAGGTATCACCTTAGTAATTGGCTCCTACGTATTGTTCTCTAGTGAAACAGCTTGGCCCGGATACGCCGCACTCTTTCCTGTATTAGGCACGTTTTTTATAATACAAGCTCAGCGAAGCAATAGTGTATTCACGGGTAACCCGGTATTTCAAAAAATAGGCACATGGTCTTACTCAATTTATCTGTGGCATTGGCCACTAGTCGTTGTAGCCTATAAGCTTGAAATTCAATCTTGGCCAATACTTTTATTAGGTGTTTTGTCTTCTGTTGCGTTAGGTTTTCTTAGTTGGAAATGGGTTGAAACAATACGCTTTCAAAAAGCCAACAGTTGGACTGCCATTTTCAAACTCAAATACATATATGCAACAGCTTTAGTGGCAGTACTTTCAGCATTAGTATATGTTCAAAATGGCTTAAATAGCCGGTTTGAAGGATTTTCTGGTGGTTTAAAGAGCCCAATGAGGCACTGTGCAGTTGAATTAGGTAACTACGAAGAGCCAGCGAAGGCATGCGAGTATTATGATGGTGAGGTTACTTGGGCGGTACTGGGCGATAGCCACTCTATAGAACTGTCATATTCCCTGGCAAATGCGCTCAAAGAACAAGATATTGCATTAAAACAGTTTAGTTACCAAGGGTGCTTTCCAGACTTTGACACTGAATCAAAGCAACTTTGCACTCAATGGTATCAAAATGCAGTAAAACATATTATTGAAGATACACGCATTAAACATGTTGTCATCAGCCACCGATTAAGTAGCATTCTTGGCCTTCATATTGGCAGTGCTAATAAAACTCTAAGTAAAAAGGGATTATTGTCGTTAGCAACATTAGATAATACAGTCAAAGAGTTGGCAAAACACAAACAACAAGTTTTTATTGTATCTCCTATACCTGAGATCAGCACAACCGTCGGTGCATTAATGACAAGGCGACTACTACAACATAAGCTGTCTTCCTCTATTGAGGGTCAATCGACAGAGCAATATCTAACGCAAAACAAATTGATTTTTGATCACATAAACAGCACTCAATACCCCAATAACGTTACTTGGGTGGATGTAAAAGATACCTATTGCGATGAGTCGCATTGTTATGCGATTAGGGAGGGACGTATTTTGTACTTTGATGCTGATCATCCATCTACGTTAGCAACCGATCTAGTTTCTAAAAAGATAATAAACTCTAAAAACACAGCAGCGGCTAACTAG
- a CDS encoding HAMP domain-containing sensor histidine kinase has protein sequence MNFPKFGLFSRFFALFGASTILLGLCFVAAYFVMSEEQALRQLDLRYKAMQAFFKSIESTSPQHYQIHQYAEQIKGDIAIERQGQRFSNITDFPSIATLLEHASPFKAVFYAKYHSKYYLLYQLPDGWVAITSTPFNLLVYSKWVVYWPWLLAITILCASYGILRYWLTPLMDMFSVVKQVSKGDFTQSIERIPNNEFAELIQGVNKMIADLNTMFEAKNELLLAVSHELRTPLAHMQVSLAMSHKDKHIEKVTQDIQHMEQLIEQLVEGERLRSGHQALHLTNNYLPALIDEILAESISFQRIRRVGEVPDVVLRVDVGRFKFLIRNLLNNALKHNNNDVECWLEVTADDNNLTLVVADQGRGISKAALSHLFEPFYRVSKVAYRDAKGIGLGLCLCKSIVEAHGGSIEVESKLGKGTRFIAFLPVCQ, from the coding sequence GTGAACTTTCCAAAATTTGGTTTGTTTAGTCGCTTTTTTGCGTTATTTGGCGCTTCAACAATTTTATTAGGGCTTTGTTTTGTTGCCGCGTATTTTGTTATGAGTGAAGAGCAGGCGCTAAGGCAGCTTGACCTTAGATATAAAGCAATGCAGGCATTTTTTAAAAGCATTGAGTCCACATCACCACAGCACTACCAAATTCATCAGTATGCAGAGCAAATTAAGGGCGATATTGCCATTGAAAGGCAAGGCCAGCGTTTTAGTAATATTACTGACTTTCCCAGTATTGCCACCTTGCTTGAACATGCTAGCCCTTTCAAAGCGGTTTTTTACGCCAAATATCACTCTAAATACTACTTACTTTATCAGCTGCCTGATGGTTGGGTCGCTATTACATCAACGCCTTTTAACCTTTTAGTTTATTCAAAATGGGTGGTGTATTGGCCTTGGTTACTGGCAATTACCATTCTCTGTGCAAGCTATGGGATATTGCGCTATTGGTTAACCCCTCTGATGGATATGTTTTCGGTTGTAAAACAGGTGTCTAAAGGTGACTTCACGCAAAGCATTGAGCGCATTCCAAATAATGAGTTTGCAGAGCTAATACAAGGCGTGAATAAAATGATTGCAGACTTAAATACCATGTTTGAGGCTAAAAACGAGTTATTACTGGCAGTAAGCCATGAGTTAAGAACGCCGTTGGCGCATATGCAGGTGTCTTTAGCAATGAGTCACAAAGACAAGCATATAGAAAAAGTTACTCAAGATATTCAACACATGGAGCAGCTGATCGAACAACTGGTAGAAGGAGAGAGGCTGCGTTCGGGCCATCAAGCACTGCACTTAACCAATAATTACTTGCCAGCACTGATAGATGAAATTTTAGCTGAGTCTATTTCATTTCAACGTATACGGCGGGTTGGCGAGGTGCCTGATGTCGTGTTGCGTGTTGATGTGGGACGCTTTAAGTTTTTAATACGGAATTTATTGAATAATGCGTTAAAGCATAACAATAACGATGTTGAATGTTGGCTTGAAGTAACAGCCGATGATAACAATTTAACCTTGGTGGTTGCTGATCAAGGCCGAGGCATTTCCAAAGCAGCACTGTCTCATTTATTCGAACCCTTTTATAGGGTGAGCAAAGTGGCCTATCGAGACGCAAAAGGGATAGGGCTCGGCCTTTGCTTGTGCAAAAGCATTGTTGAAGCTCATGGCGGTTCAATAGAAGTAGAAAGCAAGCTAGGAAAAGGAACACGTTTTATCGCTTTTTTACCTGTTTGCCAATAA
- a CDS encoding acyltransferase family protein, with product MNTTERFHYIDNLRSIALLFGIVFHAALAYGPYFSTMWFSADPSNHVLFNYLAIWTHLFRMPLFFVIAGFCAALLISKRGPNAFMTDRLKRLLIPFIIFLPLTLICVVHAISWSSSFLDTLPLLFTVFKSVDEPVITTMHLWFIWNLSQFCLLLWLISHYQKLYQVLLSLSVKPLFLCMILPIIITFAMSSQAVPFPPPDKIMPMGWSFGFYGVLFIVGAGLFHHHKKIIHTRRCLGGLFLLAVFSLLAYFALLPPAPTLEKMIEAARLGAFVPEHFNPWAVIVQTVAILSWTASVFLAGYLWLNKQNATSRYLSDASYWIYLSHVPILLYIQLPLINTDLSVFLKFIISVCATLGIGLISYHYLVRGTVIGLLLNGKRTAHATNQYVVNQNTN from the coding sequence ATGAACACTACAGAGCGCTTTCATTATATCGACAACTTACGCAGCATCGCCTTGCTGTTTGGCATTGTTTTTCACGCTGCACTGGCTTACGGACCTTATTTTTCGACCATGTGGTTTAGCGCAGACCCATCTAATCATGTGCTTTTCAATTACCTAGCGATATGGACTCACTTATTTAGAATGCCCCTGTTCTTTGTTATCGCAGGGTTTTGCGCAGCGCTATTAATTAGCAAACGTGGCCCAAATGCATTTATGACAGACCGCTTAAAACGATTATTGATACCGTTTATCATTTTTTTACCCCTTACGCTTATTTGCGTTGTACATGCTATAAGCTGGAGTAGCAGCTTCTTAGACACTCTTCCTCTGCTGTTCACGGTATTTAAATCGGTTGATGAGCCAGTTATCACTACAATGCACTTATGGTTTATATGGAATTTGAGTCAATTTTGCTTGCTGCTTTGGTTAATAAGCCACTACCAAAAGTTATACCAAGTTCTACTTTCGCTTAGCGTAAAGCCACTATTTTTGTGCATGATACTTCCAATTATTATTACATTCGCAATGAGTAGCCAAGCTGTGCCCTTTCCCCCGCCTGATAAAATAATGCCAATGGGCTGGTCTTTTGGTTTTTATGGTGTGTTATTTATAGTAGGAGCTGGGTTATTTCATCATCATAAAAAAATAATTCACACTCGCCGGTGTCTTGGAGGGCTTTTTTTACTTGCGGTGTTCTCTTTACTGGCCTATTTTGCTCTTCTACCTCCTGCACCAACGTTAGAGAAAATGATTGAAGCAGCCCGACTTGGGGCATTTGTACCTGAGCACTTTAACCCTTGGGCGGTTATCGTACAAACTGTTGCCATTTTAAGCTGGACCGCGAGCGTGTTTTTAGCAGGCTACCTATGGTTAAACAAGCAAAATGCAACCAGTCGCTATTTATCTGATGCTTCATATTGGATTTACCTGAGCCATGTTCCTATTTTGCTCTATATTCAGCTCCCTTTGATAAACACCGATTTGTCGGTGTTTTTAAAATTTATCATCTCTGTATGCGCAACATTAGGCATTGGGCTCATAAGCTATCATTATTTAGTTAGAGGTACCGTGATCGGTCTGTTACTCAATGGCAAACGAACTGCTCACGCAACAAATCAATATGTTGTAAATCAGAACACAAACTAA